The following proteins are encoded in a genomic region of Palaemon carinicauda isolate YSFRI2023 chromosome 19, ASM3689809v2, whole genome shotgun sequence:
- the LOC137658391 gene encoding alkaline phosphatase-like, with protein sequence MTSLRTAVLLAAVLVGWATAEIVYPSPNKDENDSDFWLELGRKEIEEALEQPKLTNVAKNVILFLGDGMGITVNTAGRILKGQKQGNSGEEGYLVWERFPNIGLMKTYNLDKQVPDSAGTATAYLSGVKANFYTLGVNGKVKLDDCEASLIDDNRVKTVLDWAQDADKETGVVTTAQVSHATPGGLYAKSASRKWQCDTIMKKYKATSGCKDIARQLVEDEPGRNMKVIMGGGRQEMGAPLEEGAKPKCVRNDGRNLVEKWQQDRDAAGKTNAYVTNTRQLRDLDVEDTEYILGLFGDLHVPYEVDRNTTLDGTPHIKEMVEVAINRLNKHDKGFFLLVEGGRIDHGLHYGMPKRALEELVAFEEAVERALELVNLEETLIIVTADHSHVMTINGYPNRGNNILGLVETSDDVSDGLPFTTLMFTNGHGYNFTWDGHGVTRRNLTGIDTSDKNFEPLAAVPTYEGSETHGGEDVAAFALGPMAHLFHRVHEQTHVAHVMGYAACIGPYDDCDRPVRVPANVYETIRDQNREKRKGMSSATANGASFVVMTLAAVIQVVRGAIYC encoded by the exons ATGACATCCCTCCGCACGGCTGTCCTACTGGCCGCAGTTCTGGTCGGGTGGGCCACTGCCGAAATTGTTTATCCTTCGCCAAATAAGGATGAAAATG ACTCAGATTTCTGGCTGGAGTTGGGAAGGAAGGAGATAGAGGAAGCTCTGGAACAGCCGAAACTCACCAACGTTGCTAAAAACGTCATTCTTTTCCTGGGTGATG GTATGGGCATCACGGTAAACACAGCCGGCCGCATCCTGAAGGGGCAAAAGCAAGGTAACTCGGGTGAAGAGGGCTACCTCGTCTGGGAGAGATTTCCCAACATCGGGCTTATGAAG ACCTACAACCTGGACAAGCAAGTTCCAGACAGTGCAGGGACCGCCACTGCTTACCTTTCTGGAGTTAAGGCCAACTTTTACACTTTGGGTGTCAACGGAAAAGTAAAGCTGGATGATTGTGAGGCTTCCCTGATTGATGATAACAGAGTAAAGACTGTTCTGGACTGGGCACAAGATGCTGATAAGGAGACTG GTGTTGTGACAACAGCCCAGGTTTCTCATGCAACTCCTGGTGGCTTGTATGCAAAATCAGCCAGTCGAAAATGGCAGTGTGACACCATCATGAAGAAATATAAAGCCACCTCCGGTTGCAAGGACATTGCAAGGCAACTTGTTGAAGACGAACCTGGCAGAAACATGAAG GTGATCATGGGCGGAGGACGGCAGGAGATGGGTGCTCCACTGGAAGAGGGAGCAAAACCGAAGTGTGTAAGAAACGACGGCAGGAACCTGGTGGAAAAATGGCAGCAGGACAGGGACGCTGCGGGCAAGACCAACGCTTACGTCACCAATACCAGACAACTACGCGATTTGGACGTGGAGGATACAGAGTACATCTTGG GATTGTTTGGAGATCTCCACGTGCCTTACGAAGTAGACAGGAACACGACCTTGGACGGGACACCTCATATCAAAGAGATGGTGGAAGTTGCTATCAACCGTCTGAATAAACACGACAAAGGGTTCTTCTTGTTG GTTGAAGGAGGAAGGATCGATCACGGCTTGCACTACGGCATGCCGAAGAGGGCTTTGGAGGAACTCGTGGCCTTTGAGGAAGCAGTGGAAAGGGCTTTGGAACTGGTCAACCTAGAAGAAACTCTGATCATCGTCACAGCTGATCACTCACACGTCATGACAATAAATGGCTATCCAAATAGAGGCAACAACATCCTAG GCCTGGTTGAAACCAGTGATGACGTCTCGGACGGGCTTCCCTTCACAACTCTGATGTTTACCAATGGTCACGGGTACAACTTCACATGGGACGGTCATGGT GTGACAAGGCGCAACCTGACAGGAATCGATACATCCGACAAGAACTTCGAACCTTTGGCTGCTGTGCCCACATACGAAGGCTCCGAAACTCACGGAGGGGAAGATGTGGCTGCTTTCGCCCTAG GTCCAATGGCTCACCTATTCCATCGAGTTCACGAGCAAACCCACGTAGCGCACGTCATGGGCTACGCCGCCTGCATCGGCCCTTATGACGACTGCGACCGTCCAGTGAGGGTTCCCGCCAACGTCTACGAAACAATCAGGGACCAGAATAGAGAGAAACGGAAAGGTATGTCGTCTGCCACAGCGAACGGTGCCAGCTTTGTCGTTATGACATTGGCGGCAGTAATTCAAGTCGTGAGAGGTGCCATTTACTGCTAG